The genomic stretch ATTGAAGCCTTTTAATGTTCAGGTCAGTAAAAAGGACTTCGCTCATGTTTATGCTGAAGCAGGTGATAGCGGTCTGATTGAGCTATTATTAGGCGCCAAGAAAATTAATGTTTTGGTGCACGATATTGCCTATACTGCCGATGCCTCGCAAGACCCTATTCATGTCGATTTTTACCAAGTTAACCTCAATAAAGCAGTTACTGCTGAAGTGCCTTTGGTCTTTGTGGGCGAATCTCCCGCTGTTAAAGATGGCGGTGTTCTAACCAAATCTATTGAAGGCATAGAAGTTGAAGCTTTGCCTAAAGACCTGCCTCACGATATTACTGTAGACCTTTCTGTTTTGAAAGACTTTGATAGCACCTTATACGTAAAGGATTTAATTATTCCTGCCAATGTTAAAGTTATTGTTAACGGAGACAATCCAGTGGTGACAGTGTCCGCTCCTATTTCTGATGAAGAATTGAAGGCGATGGAGCAAGAAAATCAAGTAAATGTTTCTGAAATCAAGACAGAAAAAGAAGAGAAGGCGGAGACCGCGTCTGCAGAATCTCCTTCTGTTGAGGGGGAGACCGAAAATAAGACCACGGTTAATAGCAAATAAAAGGAAATGTTTTTGTCTTTTAAAACAGATAAAAATAAAAATCATTTGGCAACTTTGGGCCATTGTGTAAATTTGAGACCGAAAGTTATTTTCGAGAGTAAACCTAGTAAAACTTTAGCAGTTTTTAAGAGCTTCACTAAGGTTTTGGCAGTGACAGTATTGTTATTTTTATCTTTTACTTTACAAACTAATCACCAAGCTTTAGCCCCTATTTATTTTGGTTTTGATGCAGCCCAAGCCATAAATGATGCCAATAGACAGGCCTTGCAAGATGAATTAGACGCTGTCAACAAGCAGATTGATGCCTATCAAGCAGAGCTCACGAAAACACAGGGCGAAAAAAATACTCTCCAAAACAAGATTAATCAGCTTAAGCTTCAGGCCAATAAATTATCGGCCCAAATTAAAGCTACTAACCTAGAATTGGATCGTTTAGGCACCAGAATCGATGACACTACCAATTCTATTGCTAAAACTGAAAATGAATTAAATACTAATAAGCAAAGTCTGCAAGATTTGATTGAGGTTTATTATGAAAATAGCCGCAAGTCTTTATTGGAGATACTTTTAGCTAATGAGCAGATTTCTGATTATTTTATTTCTATCAATGCTATGAGCGCCTTGCAGGATAAAATTAAGGAAAAAATAGATGTAGTAACCACTCTCAAGAATACTTTAGAAGACCAGCAACAAGCCCTAGAAAAAGACCAAGATGATGCTCAGGGCTTGCTACAAGTGCAATTAGCCCAACAACAACAATTGACTAGCACCAAGGGCGAACAAGAAACCCTCTTGACCTTAACCAAAAATAAAGAATCAGCTTATCAGACTCTTTTGGCAGATAGGAGGGCTAAAGCGGCAGAAATTAAAAGCAGAATTTACGATTTGATGGGAGTGAAAAGCCAGGTAAATTTTGGTGAGGCTTTGGCTATAGCGACTAATATTTCTAGTAGGATATCTATTCGCCCCGCTTTTCTCTTGGCTATTTTAACGCAGGAATCTAACTTGGGTAAAAATGTTGGCACCTGCAATAGACCGGGGGACCCGCCCTCTAAAAGTTGGAAAGTGCAAATGAAACCTACAAGAGACCAGGAACCTTTTGTGGAAATTACCAAAACCCTAGGCTTAGACCCTAATGTGACGCCTATTTCTTGCGCCATCAATGACCCTGCTCATGGTTTAAAGGCTGGGGTGAATAGTTGGGGTGGCGCCATGGGTCCGGCCCAGTTTATTCCCTCGACTTGGATGGGGTATTTGAGCAAAATACAAGCAGTAGTGGGCCATTATCCTAATCCTTGGGATATCAAGGACTCTATGACAGCTGCCGCTCTTAAGTTATCGGCAGATGGAGCGAGCGCTCAAACTACCAGCGCTGAGTGTACTGCTGCTAAACGTTATTTTGGCGGTAACTATCAATTTTATTGCGATAGCGTTTTGCGTATTGCCTCAGGGTATGAACAAGATATCGCCGATATCAATAATGCAAAATAAGCTAGAAGTTTATAAAGTTATAAAGTTTCTAAAGCACAGAACTTAAATTTTAAAGGCTAAATTTTAAATTATAAATGGACGTCTAATAATTAAACGGTTAAAGGATGGATCATTCCATATAATTAGGGTTCTCATTTAATATTAGAACATTTAATAATTCACTTAAAACTTAAAATTAAAAATTGAAAATTATTAAGATTTGTCAGGGAAGCAAAGAAATAAAAACGGGAGATAGGCTAAACCCTACTCTAAAGAGCGTT from Candidatus Paceibacterota bacterium encodes the following:
- a CDS encoding 50S ribosomal protein L25; its protein translation is MVKKETQLGTGLTLKVEERTVTGKKTADLRAKGILPGVVYGPELKPFNVQVSKKDFAHVYAEAGDSGLIELLLGAKKINVLVHDIAYTADASQDPIHVDFYQVNLNKAVTAEVPLVFVGESPAVKDGGVLTKSIEGIEVEALPKDLPHDITVDLSVLKDFDSTLYVKDLIIPANVKVIVNGDNPVVTVSAPISDEELKAMEQENQVNVSEIKTEKEEKAETASAESPSVEGETENKTTVNSK